The Panicum hallii strain FIL2 chromosome 9, PHallii_v3.1, whole genome shotgun sequence genome has a window encoding:
- the LOC112874057 gene encoding membrane steroid-binding protein 2-like translates to MASCSVFTPAALSASAPSSRRRATAAVCLPGVRRSRLASRGVRCSAGQGGVKVPAKLAELWAAAKDAPPLAVLAGVAAAVAIYKVGSSLLAPRPPPPRRVETQMAPPPPVPEPVQVGEITEEELRQYDGSDPEKPLLMAIKGQIYDVSQSRMFYGPGGAYALFAGKDASRALAKMSFEQKDLNGDISDLTPMELSSLNDWEYKFTSKYVKVGTIRRAAPAEEGYASISPEIREEVSVPVPVLDLEPEPIDDDAP, encoded by the exons ATGGCGTCCTGTTCCGTCTTCACCCCAGCGGCGCTCTCCGCCTCGGCGCCGTCCAGCCGGCGGCGCGCGACCGCGGCCGTATGTCTGCCCGGTGTTCGCCGCAGCCGCCTAGCGTCCCGCGGCGTGCGGTGTAGCGCCGGGCAGGGTGGCGTCAAGGTCCCGGCGAAGC TGGCGGAGCTGTGGGCCGCGGCGAAGGACGCGCCTCCGCTGGCCGTGCTCGCGGGCGTGGCCGCGGCGGTGGCGATCTACAAGGTTGGGTCCAGTCTCCTTGCGCCGCGCCCTCCCCCACCGCGTCGGGTGGAGACCCAGATGGCCCCGCCGCCTCCAGTGCCGGAGCCGGTGCAGGTGGGTGAGATAACGGAGGAGGAGCTGCGGCAGTACGACGGGTCTGACCCCGAGAAGCCGCTGCTGATGGCCATCAAGGGGCAGATCTATGACGTCTCCCAGAGCAG AATGTTCTATGGACCTGGTGGGGCATATGCATTGTTTGCTGGAAAAGACGCCAGCAGGGCATTGGCCAAGATGTCCTTCGAACAGAAGGATCTAAATGGTGATATATCTGACCTTACACCAATGGAGCTCAGTTCCTTGAATGACTGGGAGTACAAGTTCACCAGCAAGTATGTGAAGGTAGGAACTATAAGAAGGGCAGCGCCTGCAGAAGAGGGTTATGCTAGCATTTCGCCTGAAATACGGGAGGAAGTTTCTGTACCTGTACCTGTGCTTGACCTGGAGCCCGAGCCTATTGACGATGATGCACCATGA